One Pararge aegeria chromosome 1, ilParAegt1.1, whole genome shotgun sequence genomic region harbors:
- the LOC120625830 gene encoding glucose dehydrogenase [FAD, quinone]-like, producing MIWQPLNLTEVCPPSTPVSACSSFGFVYLNLLVQLYGASADQQLQDMCDAEVKPELKDGMTYDFIVVGAGAAGCVAANRLTENPKWKVLLLEAGPEEPEVTQVPGFFTALAGSNLDWKYTTESNGKSCLAFPEGKCGWPRGKTMGGSTAINAMAYVRGNKADYDEWALMGNEGWSYDDVLPYFIKSEKNLNKYSVDKEYHGVRGEQYVSWLPFVDDPALMLTEAFNEGGIPRLDFNGATQSGAMQSQTTAVDGERASTNHVLIRPIRHKRPNLFIRTNSEVQKILIDEYNNAYGVVFTKDNKEYKAYASKEVIVSAGVVNSPKLLMLSGIGPKEHLESLNIPVVKDLAVGENLQDHVSFNGMIVALSNETATTVCEEQILSDIKEYAKMKSKNGPLSGLGPIMSAAFVKSEPNLIAPDLQCQANHVPNWRQFIADPITSEKTAILPCAYYDAVVPRIMNLVPKSKGKLLLNKSDPHGPPIIHSNYLGDDRDIEPLMRGIRFLLSLENTEAFRSRGAYFVREKMPHCIQHDWGTDEYFLCLIRQYTSTTHHQVGSCKMGPKSDKKAVLDNELRVYGVKWLRVIDASMMPVVIRGNTNAPSIMIGEKGIESVIKYWQNRTKNFCF from the exons ATGATTTGGCAGCCGCTCAACCTCACGGAAGTGTGTCCCCCCTCCACACCCGTGTCAGCATGCTCCAGCTTCGGCTTCGTGTACCTCAACCTGCTGGTGCAGCTGTACGGTGCCTCCGCGGATCAGCAGCTGCAGGACATGTGCGACGCAGAAGTAAAACCCGAACTGAAAGATGGCATGACTTATGACTTCATCGTAGTGGGCGCGGGCGCTGCGGGCTGCGTCGCTGCCAACCGGCTGACTGAGAACCCCAAGTGGAAG GTACTATTATTGGAAGCTGGTCCAGAGGAGCCCGAAGTCACACAGGTGCCAGGCTTCTTCACCGCGCTCGCAGGCTCCAACTTGGACTGGAAATACACCACAGAGTCCAACGGGAAGAGCTGCCTCGCATTTCCCGAAGGAAAATGTGGATGGCCGCG TGGTAAAACGATGGGCGGTTCGACCGCTATCAACGCCATGGCTTACGTGAGGGGAAACAAAGCAGACTACGACGAGTGGGCTCTCATGGGCAATGAGGGATGGAGCTACGATGAC GTGCTTCCATACTTCATTAAAtctgaaaaaaatcttaataaatactCAGTCGACAAGGAATACCACGGAGTGAGAGGAGAGCAGTATGTGTCGTGGTTGCCATTCGTCGACGATCCTGCATTGATGTTAACTGAAGCCTTCAATGAAGGAGGAATACCTCGACTTGATTTTAATGGAGCTACACAGTCAGGCGCCATGCAGTCACAAACAACCGCAGTCGATGGTGAACGTGCATCAACCAATCACGTTTTAATAAGGCCTATCCGACACAAAAGACCAAATCTCTTTATTAGAACCAACTCGGAAGTTCAAAAGATACTTATAGATGAATATAACAACGCTTATGGCGTTGTTTTCACGAAGGACAACAAGGAATATAAAGCGTATGCTAGCAAAGAGGTCATTGTTAGCGCTGGAGTAGTGAACTCaccaaaattattaatgttatcaGGAATAGGGCCGAAAGAACATTTGGAAAGCTTGAATATTCCCGTAGTAAAAGATTTAGCCGTTGGTGAGAATCTCCAAGATCATGTTTCTTTTAATGGCATGATAGTAGCATTGTCAAACGAAACTGCTACGACAGTCTGCGAGGAACAGATATTATCGGATATCAAGGAGTATGCTAAAATGAAATCCAAAAATGGTCCATTATCCGGCCTCGGGCCTATTATGTCCGCGGCATTTGTGAAATCGGAGCCAAACCTGATCGCACCCGATTTACAATGTCAAGCAAACCACGTTCCGAATTGGAGACAGTTTATAGCAGATCCGATAACCTCAGAAAAGACCGCTATATTACCATGTGCTTACTATGACGCGGTCGTACCAAGAATTATGAATTTAGTGCCAAAAAGTAAAGGCAAACTCTTGTTAAATAAAAGTGATCCGCATGGGCCCCCGATAATACACTCCAATTACTTAGGAGATGACAGAGACATAGAACCTCTCATGAGGGGCATTCGGTTTTTGTTATCTTTAGAAAATACAGAAGCTTTTAGGTCGCGTGGAGCATATTTTGTCAGAGAGAAAATGCCACACTGCATACAGCACGACTGGGGTACAGACGAATACTTCCTGTGCTTAATTAGACAATACACCTCTACTACTCATCACCAGGTCGGATCGTGCAAGATGGGTCCAAAGTCGGATAAAAAGGCTGTTTTAGATAATGAACTTCGGGTGTACGGTGTTAAATGGCTGAGAGTGATCGATGCGTCGATGATGCCAGTCGTCATACGTGGCAACACGAACGCTCCGTCTATTATGATCGGAGAAAAGGGCATAGAATCAGTCATAAAATATTGGCAGAATCGCACCAAGAACTTCTGCTTTTGA
- the LOC120626467 gene encoding growth arrest and DNA damage-inducible protein GADD45 alpha, whose protein sequence is MFDESVVPVKMETFSGVAAKSPIGQCIKTVLGRARVEKRLTIGLLPAIQYLSKNTNGALFCLTAAAPPGDSATHMQEVLLQAFCAENDIYVIKVDSDQKLKKLLGLCETRMDVSCILVHYPYTDPFSDSQEIDLSTLSEAENDLIDHCETNWDYAQMPVIKLPEK, encoded by the exons ATGTTCGACGAGTCAGTGGTTCCTGTCAAAATGGAGACGTTCAGTGGAGTTGCGGCTAAAAG ccCAATAGGCCAGTGCATCAAGACTGTACTGGGGAGAGCACGCGTGGAGAAGAGGTTAACAATCGGCCTCCTGCCGGCAATTCAGTATCTGTCAAAAAACACAAACGGAGCGCTGTTCTGTCTCACTGCAGCCGCGCCACCTGGCGACAGCGCCACGCACATGCAAGAAGTTTTACTGCAAGCTTTCTGCGCGGAAAACGATATTTACGTTATTAAG GTGGATTCGGACCAAAAATTGAAAAAGTTGCTCGGGCTCTGCGAGACACGCATGGATGTCAGCTGCATTCTGGTCCACTATCCATACACCGACCCGTTTAGCGATAGCCAAGAGATCGACCTGTCCACCCTCTCAGAAGCCGAGAACGACTTGATTGATCACTGTGAAACTAACTGGGACTATGCTCAGATGCCTGTCATCAAACTGCCAGAAAAGTGA